The Sphaerisporangium siamense genome includes the window GTCCAGCCGGTAGCGGTCTCCCTGCAGCACGCCGCCGCCCACCGCGATGACCATCACGCAGGCCAGGTCCGGTCTGGACGGATCGTGGTAGAGCGGGCGCATGATCTGGAGCGGCGTCTTCTGGTAGTGGCCCGTCAGCTCGGTCCGCTCGCCGCGCCGCTCGAAGACCAGGTCCAGCACGCCGACCTTGCCGGGGCTGCCCACCGGCAGGGTGTCCGGGACCTGCGCGTACCGGGCCACCGCCTCCGGTATCGCGGGGATCGTGTAGCGGTCGGCGGCGAGCCGGTCTATCGGGCGGATCCCCATACCGGCCTGCGGCTGGCGACGAAGTCGGCCACATCGCGTACGCCGGTGCCCCTCAGGGAGTCGGTCAGGATGACCGGGCGTCCCTCGCGGACGCGGTCGGCGTCGCGGGTCATCACGTCCAGGTCGGCGCGGACGTACTGGGCGATGTCCACCTTGTTGATGACCAGCAGGTCGGATTCGGTGATGCCCGGCCCCCGTTTGCGCGGCATCTTGTCCCCTTCGGCGGTGTCCAGGACGAAGATGTAGACGTCGGCCAGGAGGGGGCTGAAGGTGAGGGTGAGGTTGTCCCCGCCGCTCTCGTACAGCAGCGTGTCGATGTCGCCGAAGCGTTCCAGCAGGTCGGCGCCTGCGGCGAGGTTCATCGACGGATCGTCGCGTACGGCCGTGTGCGGGCATGAGCCGGTCTCCACGCCGATGATCCGCTCGGGGTCCAGGACGCCGCGCAGCGTGCGCTTGATGTGGTCGGCGTCCTCCCTGGTGTAGATGTCGTTGGTGACGACGCCCACGCTGTGTCCCTGTTCGAGCAGGATCGGGACCAGCGCCTCGATCAGGGCGGTCTTGCCCGATCCGACGGGGCCGCCGATGCCGACCTTCAGAACGTTCTCCATGTGCGTTGCCCTTCGGGTGGTGGACGGTCAGGTGGTGAAGAGGCGGGCCGCCGCCCGCTCGTGGGCGGCGCTCATCGTGTCCGCGACGGGAGTGGCGGCGTGCAGGTCGAGCGGGCCGCGCGCGGCCAGGGCGTGCCCGGCGGCCCGTTCGATGGCGCCGGCCGCGCCGTGCAGGGTGGTCTGGGCCTGCCGGAAGTCGAGCCTGCGCAGGCGGACGGCGGCGCTGACCCAGCTCGCGGCGAAGGCGAACAGGTCGCAGGTCACCGCGTCGCCCACCGGCACGCCGAGCCCGGCGTGGGCGGCGCCCATGACGACGGCGTGGTTGCCCGGGGTGGTCCTGGTCTCGACCAGGCCGGCGAGCCGGGCGAGCTCGGGGGTGGCGAAGACCAGGGCCGCCGTCCGCAGGACCTGGTTGCCGGTCCTGGTGGCGGCGGACCGGATCTCGCGGTTGAGCTTGAGGGCGTGCAGCCGCCGGTCCACCTCGATGACCGTGTCCCAGTCGCCCGCCGTCACCGCCCGGTGGGTGAGGACCAGGGCGGTGGCGTCCCCCGGCCCGGCGGAATGGAGGAGTACGTCCTCCAGCAGCGCGCCCACGTCGACCGGCCCGGCCTGCGCGTACGCCTCCAGGCCGTGGGAGAGCGTGTACAGGCCGCTCGGGAAGGCCGAGTCGGTGAGCTGGAGCTGGGCGAGCAGGTTCATGCCAGGAAGAACAACTGGGTCAGCGGCAGTTCCCGTGCCGGTTCGATGGTGGCGTGCTCCCCGTCCACGGTCACCTTGTACGTCTCCGGGTCCACGGTGATCCGGGGCAGCGCCGTGTTGCGGAGCATGTGCCGCTTGTCCACCGTCCGGGTGTGGCGGACCCGGGCGATCATCCGCTGGAGGCCGAGCTTCTCCGGCACCCCGGCGGCGATGGCGGCCTCCGGCAGGAACGTCACGTTGCACTTGCGCTGCGCCATGCCCATCGCGCCGAACATCGGCCGGTAGTAGACGGGCTGCGGGGTGGGCAGCGAGGCGTTCGGATCGCCCATCCGGAACCAGTTGATCAGGCCGCCCTTGACCACGAGGGCCGGTTTGGCGGCGAACGAGGTGAACGGCCACAGCACGATGTCGGCCAGCTTGCCGTCCTCCAAGGAGCCGACGGTCTCGGCGATGCCGGTGGTGCGGGCCGGGTTGATGGTCAGCTTGGCCAGGTAGCGCAGCACCCTGAAGTTGTCGTTGCGCTCGGAGTCCTCGGGCAGCTTGCCGCGCTTGTCCTTGCAGTGGTGCGCCACCTGGAAGGTCCGCGTGAAGGTCTCGCCGATCCGGCCCATCGCCTGGGAGTCGGAGGAGGTCATGCTGATCACGCCCATGTCGTGCAGGACGGTCTCGGCGGCGATGGTCTCCGCCCGCACCCGGCTGTCGGCGAACGCGACGTCCTCGGGGATGTCGTGGCTGAGATGGTGACAGACCATCACCATGTCGAGCAGTTCGTCGACGGAGTCGATCGTGTACGGCAGGGTCGGGTTCGTCGAGGACGGCAGGACGTTGGGCTCGCCGGCGATACGGATCATGTCGGGGGCGTGCCCGCCGCCCGCGCCCTCGCTGTGGAAGGCGTGGATGGCACGGCCGTCGATGGCGCTGATCGTGTCCTCCAGGTAGCCGGCCTCGTTGAGGGTGTCGGCGTGCAGGGACACCTGGACGTCGTACTCGTTGGCCACCCGCAGCGCGCAGTCCACCACCGACGGGGTCGAGCCCCAGTCCTCGTGGACCTTCAGCACGCACGCCCCCGCCTCGATCTGGTCGGCGAGCGGGGCGGGCAGGCTCCCGTTCCCCTTGGCCATGAGCCCGATGTTGATCGGCAGCGCCTCGATGGCCTGGAGCATCCGGCCGATGTTCCACGGGCCGGGCGAGCAGGTCGTGCCGCGCGTGCCGTCGGTGGGACCGGTGCCGCCGGCGATCAGCGTGGTGATGCCGTTGGTCAGCGCGTGCTCGGCCTGCTGGGGCGCGAGCAGGTGGACGTGCGGATCGATGGCGCCCGGAGTTGCGATCATGTTCTCGCCCGCCAGCACCTCCGTACCGGAACCGACGATCAGCCGGCGGTCCACACCGTTCTGGGTGTGCGGGTTGCCCGCCTTGCCGATGCCGACGATCCTGCCGTCCTTGATGCCGATGTCGCCTTTGACGACGCCGAGCACCGGGTCGAGCACGACGACGTTGGTGATCACCAGGTCGAGCGCGATCGTGGTGTTCCTGGAGCCGGGATCGGCCGCCATGCCGTCGCGGGCGGTCTTGCCTCCGCCGTAGACGACCTCGTCCCCGTAGGCGCCCACCGCGTGGTCCTTCTCGATCTCGATCACCAGGTTGGTGTCGGCCAGCCGGATCCTGTCGCCCACGGTCGGGCCGAACATGGCCCCGTACTGCTCGCGGCGCATCGTTCCCATCGACGTCAGCCCTTCTTCCTCTTGGCGGGTGCTTTCTTGGGCTTCGGCTTCTCGGCGGGCTTGCCTTCCGACGGCCGCCGGACGACGGCGGAGGGTTCCGGCTCGTCGGCGTAACCGAGCTCGGCCAGCCGCCGCAGGGCGCGGATCCGGCTGTCCCTGGACCTGAGGCCGCCGTTGAGCAGCCCGGCGAAGCCGACCACGCGCATGCCGCCGCCGTACTCGACGAGGTCGACCCGGTGGGTGTCACCGGGCTCGATGCGCACGGCGGTGCCCGCCGGGATGTCGAGGTGCATGCCGTACGCCTTCTCGCGGTCGAAGCTGAGCGCCCGGTTCGCCTCGAAGAAGTGGAAGTGCGAGCCGACCTGGATGGCCCGGTCCCCGGTGTTGCGCACGGTCAGCGTGACCGTGGCCCGGCCCGCGTTGATCTCGATCGGGCCGTCCGCGTAGATGATCCTGTCGGTGTCCGTCATGGCGAACCGTTTCCTTCGTGCTACGGCGGCGTCAACCGCCGATCGGGTCGTGACAGGAGACGAGCTTGGAACCGTCCTTGAAGGTCGCCTCGATCTGCATCAACTTGAGCATTTCGCGCACCCCGGGCATGACGTCGCCGGTGCCGAGCACATGCTTGCCCAGTTCCATGCACTCGGCGACGGTCTTGCCCTCCCGGGCGCCCTCCAGGATCGCGGCGCTGATCAGGGCCACCGCCTCGCTGTAGTTCAGCTTCAGGCCGCGGTCCCGCCGCTTGGCCGCCAGGTCGGCGACCGCGTAGACGAGCAGCTTGTCGATCTCCCGCGGGGCGAGGTACATGGGTTCTCCTTAGGTGGTGGCGCGCCGGACGCCGGAGAAGATCGGCACCGCCGCCAGGAAGGTCCAGGTGACCAGCACGAACGGCCAGGTGAGGGTGTGCCCGCCGACCGGCCGGAACAGGTCGCTGACGAACGCCGTCAGCACCGTCGCCGCCACCACGCCCACCAGGGCGTACAGCACGCCGAGCGGGGTCGGCGCGACGAACGTGCCGCACAGGGCGATCCCGGTCAGCACGGCGTTGTAGCCGTACAGGCCCGCGCCGATGTCCGCCGCGGCCGCTCCGAGGAGCAGCGCGACCACGATGCCGAGGGCACTGGAGACCAGGGCGGCCAGCGCCACGACGGGGCCGGCGAACAGCAGCCCGATCAGGAAGATCACCCCGACGTAGAACTTGTCCTGGAAGAACACCTGGCCGATGCCGTTGAACAATCCCTGCCACAGGTCGGTGAACGTCACCGTCGCGCCGGGGTGGGCGGCGGACGGCGGGGCGCGCCCGCCCCAGACCCGCGCGAACGCCGGGCCGCCCACCAGCATGATCGTGGTGATCACGCAGAACGGCGCGGTCAGCGTCGACAGGTCATGCGGCGTGAGCAGCGCGTTGAGCGCCGCGGTGAGCACGCCGCCCATGATCGCTCCGAGGATCACCAGCAGCACGGTGACCCACCGCACGTCGAAGTACAGCACCAGCGCGACGCCGATCAAGGTTCCGTTGAATCCTTCGAGCCCGCGGGTCACGCGCTCCCGGGGAACGCCGAAGAACCAGGCGGTGAGTGTGGCCACGGCGGTGCCGAGCAGGCCGAAAGTCCCGAACTGCCAGCCACCGGCGAACAATGCGATGACGAAGCAGATCGCCGTCCGGTAATCGCTTTGCAGATCGACCTGGCTGACACCGCGGAGGATGGCCGGCGGCAGATCGGAGATGGTGGCACGCACGTCCGTCCGCTCCTCTTGATCACGACTGGCCATCGGTGGGAGCGTGCCCGGGGAGATATCCACTCAAGCGTGAAAGGCAATTTATTGGACATTCTTTGCGTGTGACACCGGGGCCGACGCTGAGCCCTGAAAGCGGATATTTACGAGTAAAGGCCCTTGGCCGGCACGGCACGGCCATAGGCGCGCGTCGACGCCCGGCGGTGTACGCCGAACATGGTTCGGCGCCCGGAACCTCCACCTGAGCGCTTCATGAGCGTCGCCCCGATCGGGCCGGCGCCGCCCTTATGGGCACGGCCGAGCCAAGGAAGCGACACGCGGCCCCTGATGGGCGCCCCCGAGGGCCGCGCCCGGCCGCGTCCCAGCGCAGGTGTCCACGGGACGACTCCCGGCGAAACGCCTGGTGGAGCGAGGGTTCTCGTGGTGGCGTGGTAGGGCGGGTGGGACTTGAACCCACGACCGACGGATTATGAGTCCGCTGCTCTGACCGGCTGAGCTACCGCCCCGCAAGGGTGGAGTCTCTCACAAGTTGGCACGCGTGTGAGCCCGGGAAGATATTCACTTTAGCCGGTACCTGGACAAGTTTGGGGAAGACGGGCATCGGCAGGGGCTTCTGGACTCGGAGTGGCAGGGTCAGGGGTTCGATGGCGTCGCCCGGGAAGGTGGCGGTGCGCGTGGATCCGCGGCCGTAGCGCCGGCGCTTCATGCGGACGGTGCTTCGCGGGGCGGGAACCACGAGCGGCCGATATGTCGCGGGCCGCAGTCGCGTGAATGCGCTCGGGTACGCCCGATGGCGCTTCGCCGGGCCGTGCGGCAGCGGTTCTTGGCATGATCACGCGTCGTGGTCGCCTGGAGACATTTCCGGGCAGTGTGTTTCATTGGCCGGGCGGGGAGACGGCGGGCTTCGCGGTTCGTCGAACAAAGCCGGATACTTCTGTTTTTCGGGTTGTTTGGCGGGTTCGACGGGTTTTGTGAAGCGCGAATGAATGTCGGTGCGGGTCTGTAGGGTGCCGGGGTGCTTGGAAATGGGGTGCGGCGGGGCGTCGCGGCGGTGGCCGTCATTGTGCTGCTTCTGGGCTGGACGGCGGTGGGTGCGGCCGTGGTCGGTGACAGCGTGATGTGCTCCATGAGTTCCGTCGGGACGTCCGTCTCCGTGAGTTGCGACGACCCTCAGTCCGAGGCCGAGATACGGGCGCAGGCGTTCACCGCGGAGGAGGCCAGGGCCGCGGGTTGCGAGCCCATCGTCTGGGACGACGACGACCCGGACCGCTCGCCCGGGGCGGACTCCGACTTCGAGGACGATGCGGGGGCGGGGTCGGGGGACGGGGCGGGCGTGGTGATCGATACACAAGCCATGGACGAGCCGTCGTATCTTCCGCGCGTGCCGGACGCGGCCGTGGCGGCGCGGGTCGGGCGGGCGTGGGACCGCATCGAGAGATGGCTGGGCGCGCACGCCTCGGCGACACTGCGCAAGCTGCGGTTCCCCGTCGAACCCGAGCGGGTCGCCCGCTGGGAGGACGACCACGATCGCAGGCTGCCCGACGATCTTTACGCTTCCTACCTGCGGCACGACGGCGCCGACGGCAACCTCGGGGAGGGGTTCCCGTTGCCGCCGTCGTACGGGCTTCTCGGCCTGGCCGAGATCGACTACATCAACTGGGGGCGGTGCCAGGATCTCGTTCTCGAAGGGGTGCGGGAGAACGCCGATCCCGAGCACGGGACATGGCACGGCACCCTGATGCCGGTCGGCAGCGACAGCCACGGAGCGGAACTCTTCGTCGAACCGCGCAGCGGGCGGGTCGGGGAATCGCCGTCGGGCGGGAGCCTTCGGTACGACGGCCCCATGGGCTGGCCGTCCTATGTCGCCATGCTGGAGGAGCTCGCGCGGTCACTGGAAAGCGGTGCGGCGCTGCGCGACTGGTACCCCACCGTCACCTCGGGCTGCGAGCTGCGGTGGGCCGATGAGCCGGCCGAGTCCCTGCCCGGGGGGTGCGCGGGCGGCGCCCGGCCGTCGCCGTCTCCCACACCCACCGTGGCACCGACGCCAGAAAAGCTCTCACCCGCGCAGGCCCGTGCCAGCGGGTGCCTGCCCGGACGCCGTGCTCCCGTCGTCCGCGTGCCGGATCCGGCGGTCACCGCGCGGGTCGCCACGGTCTGGCGGCGTATCGAGCGGTGGCTGGCCCGGAAGGCCCCTGTCACCTACAAGACCCTCACTCCCCCGGCCCGCCCCCTCGACATCGCGAAGGCGGAGGCCGCCATGGGCCTGCGGTTCCCCGACGATCTGCGCGCCTCGCTTCTGCGCCATGACGGCTCGGGAGAATGGGGGTTCGGACCCGCGCCGTTCTATGACCTCATGTCGGCCAAAGACACCCGGGCGGGATGGAAGATGCTCTGCGATTTCCTTCTCGGCGGGCCGGAGGAGATGGTCGGCACCTGGTGGGACGGTCACCTCATCCCGTTCGCCGACGCGCACGACGGGGGCTACCTCTTCATCGACACCCGCACCGGCAAGACGGGCGAGTACTACAACGAGTCCGGGCTGACCTTCGAAGGGGACGACGTCTGGCCGTCATACCTGGCATTACTGAAGGCCACCGCCCGCTCCCTGGAGACCGGCCGGCCTATCCGGGGCTGGCGCCCGACGGTGAAGAAGGGCGAACTCGATTGGAAGAGCACGAGAAACCCCCGCTAGCGACCCGTTGCTCATCCATGAACTCCCCCACCCAGCCCGTACGGCCGGTGCCGCGCCCTCAGTCGAGGGACCGGACACGCCCCACACGGGGATGGGGTTCTGGCTCGCAGCACCACGCATGGTGCTCTGAAGCGTGGTGTGTACGGAAAGCCCGGCAGGCAAGAGTCCGTGCGGAGAACCAGCGGCGCCGTACGGGAAGCTGAACAGGCAGGAGCGTGCGCGAGCGGGTGGGAGTGGGCCGGTGAGTGGTGTGCTTTATGTCGTCGTGTGTGCGGCCGGTGCCGCGTCTGGCGTTGGAGAGTTGGTGGCGCGGGCTCAGGGGGACGGGTGGACGGTTCAGATGGTGGCCACGCCGTCGGCGCTGGACTTCATCGATGTTCCCGCGCTGGAGCGGCAGACCGGCCGTCCGGTGAAGAGTCGTTACCGCACGCCGAATGAGCCGAAGCCGCCCCGGGCCGACGCGATCATCGTCGCGCCCGCCACGTACAACACGGTGAACAAGTTCGCCCAGGGGATCGCCGACACCTACGCCCTGGGCCTTCTCGCCGAGGCTCCCGGACTCGGTATCCCCGTGGTGGTCATGGCCCTCGTGAACTCGGCCCTGGCCCAGCGGGCGCCGTTCCGCAGAAGCGTCGAGGAACTGCGCGCGGAAGGCGTCCACGTGATCCTCGGCCCTGAGGAATCCCCCACCGCCAACGGACCCACCGCCCCTTACCCCTGGCACCTCGCCCTCGCCGCCCTCCGCACGACCGACCCGCGCGCACCTCGGTGAGGTCACCAGACGGCGCGTCCTCATGGTGGTCATGGCCCTCGTGAACTCGGCCCTGGCCCGTCGGACGCCATTTCGCGCCGCGCGATCGTCAGGAGGCGGCAGGCCGTTGGTGATCTCTGTGGGTGGGAGGGTGGGGGCCTCGGTAGGGGAGGGTTCGGGTGTAGACGATGTTGGTGGTGGTGCTGCCGAACTGGGCGAGTTCGTCCACGAGGTGTTCCAGGTGGGGCATGGAGGTGGCGGCGATCTTGAGGGTGTAGCAGTCGTCGCCGGTGGTGCGCAGGCACTCCAGGATCTCGTGGCGCTCTTCCAGCAGGCGGCGCAGGGGCTCGTGCCTGCTGCCGGGGTATTTCAGCCGTACGACGGCCAGGATGGGGAAGCCCGCCTTGGCCAGGTCGACGTCGGCGCGGTAGCCGGTGATGACGCCCGCGGCCTCCAGCCTCCTGACCCGCTCGGTGGTCGCGGAGGCGCCGAGGTTGACCCGGCGGGCCAGTTCGGTGAGAGGGACGCGGCCGTCTCGCTGGAGCTCGACGAGGATGGCCCAGTCGGTCGCGTCGAGATTCTCGGCCATTGGGCGAATATACCGGGACTTTCCCGGTGAATAGGGGTTCCGGCAGGGATGTGCCACTTCCCGGTGATTCGGCCCCTCGATAGCCTTGACCAGTGCGAACAGGCGTCAACGTTCCGAATTTCGGACCCGGTACCAGCCCGGAGGCGCTCCGGCGTTGGGCGCGGACCGTCGAAGGGCTGGGGTTCGACCTGCTGATGGTGTCCGACCATGTCGTGGTGACGCCGGACGTGGCCGCGCAGTACCCCGAGCCGTTCTACGAGCCGTTCACCACCCTGTCCTATCTGGCCGGCGTCACGAGCCGGGTGCTGCTCGGGACCACGGTGCTCGTCGCGCCGTACCGGCACCCGCTGCTGGTCGCCCGCATGGCCGCCAACCTGAACGACCTCAGCGGCGGGCGGTTGGTGCTCGGCGTGGGGGCGGGGTGGGCGCATGAGGAGTTCGAGGCGCTCGGGGCGCCGTTCGAGCGGCGCGGGGCGCTCACGGACGAGCTGCTGCGTACGCTGCGGGAGGCGTGGCGGGAGGAGGGCTACCGTGCCGGACGGATCCCGCTCCTGGTCGGCGGGAACAGCGACGCGGCTTTGCGCCGGGCGGCGCGCCTGGGGGACGCCTGGCATCCATTGCGGTTCACTCTCCCCTGGCTGCGCGAGAAGCTGGGGCGCGTGGACGCGATCCTCGGAGGGGAGCCGGCTCCGGCGCTCGTACCCCGGATCATCCTGCGGATCACCGGCTCGCCCGTGACGGGTCCGGAGCGGCTCGCGGGCGAGGGAACGATCGCGCAGGTACTGGCCGATCTGGAGGAACTACGCGCCCTCGGGGCCGAGACCGTCGTGCTGGACCCGTACACCGGTGACCCGGCGGAGACGGGCACCCCGGAGGTCGCCTGGCAGGCTCTGGCCACCGTGTCCGCCCACCTGTCCCGATGAGCGCCCAAGTACTCAGCCCCCCACCCGCACAGACCGCGCGCCCAGACCGATGACGGCCACAGGATCGGAGGCTCGTCGCGTGGAGATCGTCGCCAGTTCGTCGGGCCAGGAATGGAGTGATGATGACGCAGGATGAGGAGCGGCTGTTGCGAAGGGCCGTGGAGTTGGCCGGGGAGGCGCGGGCGGCGGGGAATCCGCCGTTCGGGTCGCTGCTGGTGGGGGCGGACGGGGAGGTGCTGGCCGAGGAGCGGAACACCTCGCTCTCGGACGGCGATATCACCGCCCACCCCGAGCTGAAGCTGGCGAGGTGGGCGGCGCGCGAGCTGGACCCCGGTACGGCCGCGGCCACGACCATGTACACGAGCTGCCAGCCGTGCGGGATGTGCACCGGCGCGATCGAGCGGTCAGGACTCGGTCGCGTGGTGTTCGCGCTGTCCACCGAGCAGCTCAACTCGCTGAAGCGGCCCGGTGCTCCCGGCTTCCCGCAGGTGCCGCACGACGGGCCGGGCCTGTTCGACGAGGCACGCGTCCCCGTCGACGGCTATTACTGACGGCGTCGAAGGACCGCCGCCGACCGGGTGCCGAAGGGCCGGGCAGGGAAGGGTTGGGAAGGGCCGGGCCCCCGACAGGTCCGGCCCTCCCCCGCTCTACGGCTTCCCGTAATCGATGGACCCTCCCCCAGCCTTTCGGACTTTTCGTCCTAATCCAGGATTCCTTCACTTATTCGGACTTGCAGTCGATATCCCGACTTACCGGGTTCACTCCAGCGTCCTTTCGTCATAGGTGCCATCACACCCGCGCCGACGTGCTCGCGGGACGCGGCGCGGGCGGTGGTGCGGCAGCGGATTCCTCCGGGAGGCCGTGGTGAAGCCACCAGCGGGCCAGGGGCTCGGGGGACCACCAGGCGTGGCGGCCAAGGAGGCGCATGGTGGCCGGGACCAGCAGGCCGCGGACGATCGTGGCGTCGACGAGCAGCGCGATGACCGAGCCGACCCCGATCATCTTGATCACCGTGATGCTGGTGGTGACGAACGCCGCCAGGACGACGCCGAGCAGGAGCGCGGCGGCGGTGATGACGCCCGCGGTGTGCCGGACGCCGAGCGCCACCGACTCGACGGGGTCGCCGGTGCGCAGATACTCCTCGCGGATCCTCGCCAGCATGAACACCTCGTAGTCCATGGCCAGCCCGAACGAGACCGCCCCGATGAGGACGGGCATGTTGGCGTCGAGGAACCCGGGCGCGGTGAAGCCGAGGAGGCCGGACAGGAAGCCGTTCTGGAAGATCAGCACCATCGCGCCGAAGGCGGCCGACAGGGACAACAGGTTCATGACGATCGACTTGAGCGGCAGCGTGACCGACCCGAAGGCCAGGAACATCACCACGAACGTGACCACGACGACGATGAGCAGCATCCAGGGCAGCCCGCGGCCGATCATGTCCAGCATGTCGGCGATGGACGCGGGCCGGTTGGTGAACAGCGCGGTGGCGCCGGCGGGCGGGGGCTCGGCGCGCAGCTTCGCGACGACCTCCCGCATCTCCGCGCCGTAGGAGCTCATGGAGTAGCCGAGCGTGATCCGGGCCAGGTTCCCCGAGGCGCCGGTCACCGCGGCGCGGTCCACTCCGTCGATCCGGCCGAGCCGCCCGGCGAAGTCGGCCAGCGCCGCCTGGGCGCCGGGCGCGGTGGCCGGGCCTGGCATGCGGACCACGGTCGTGACGACCTTGGTCGGGTCGTAGGGGAACTCCTCGGCGAGCTGCCGGGTGGCCGCGGCCCCGTCGACGTCGCCCGGCATCGCCCATTCCCCCGGCCGCGACCAGACGACGCCGAGCAACGGCAGGCCGAGCGTGACGAGCGCGAGCCCGACGGCCAGGACGACGGTGAACGGCCTGCGCATGACGCCGTGCGCGACGCGGTACCAGCGCCGCCCCTGCGGGCGGTCGCCCCGGAGCCATGGCAGCGGCAGGCGCAGCGCGTCGACCCTGCGGCCGATGAGGCGCAGCAGCGCCGGCAGCACGGTGAGCGCGGCGATGACGGCGAACAGGACGACGGCCACGCCGGAGTAGGCGAGCGAGGTGAGGAAGCGGGAGGGAAAGACGACGAGGCCGCCGAGCGTGACGGCCACGGTCAGGCCGGAGACAGCCACCGTGCGGCCGGCGGAGCCCATGGCGCGGGACACCGCGTCGTCGACGGTGCGCCCGGCCGCGAGCTCTTCGCGGAACCGGGTGAGGATGAGCAGCGCGTAGTCGGTGGCGAGGCCGAGGCCGAGGATGACCACGACGTTGATGGCCGCCGTGGACAGGTCGACGATCCCGCCGACCACGCGCAGCACGCTGAGGGAGCCGACGGCGACGACGACCGCGACGGCCAGGGGCAGCGCCGCCGCGACGACCCCGCGGAACACCAGCAGGAGCAGGATGATCAGGAAGGGGAAGGAGATCAGCTCGGCCCGGGACAGGTCGCGGGAGTTGATGGTGTTGAACTGCTCCCCGATGGCGGTGAGCCCGCCGGTGCGCTCGGTCAGGCCGGGGGCGTCGAACAGGCCGGCGATGTTCCGGTACACCACGACCTGTTCCTCTTCCGTGGCCCCGGG containing:
- the ureG gene encoding urease accessory protein UreG; amino-acid sequence: MENVLKVGIGGPVGSGKTALIEALVPILLEQGHSVGVVTNDIYTREDADHIKRTLRGVLDPERIIGVETGSCPHTAVRDDPSMNLAAGADLLERFGDIDTLLYESGGDNLTLTFSPLLADVYIFVLDTAEGDKMPRKRGPGITESDLLVINKVDIAQYVRADLDVMTRDADRVREGRPVILTDSLRGTGVRDVADFVASRRPVWGSAR
- a CDS encoding urease accessory protein UreF, which gives rise to MNLLAQLQLTDSAFPSGLYTLSHGLEAYAQAGPVDVGALLEDVLLHSAGPGDATALVLTHRAVTAGDWDTVIEVDRRLHALKLNREIRSAATRTGNQVLRTAALVFATPELARLAGLVETRTTPGNHAVVMGAAHAGLGVPVGDAVTCDLFAFAASWVSAAVRLRRLDFRQAQTTLHGAAGAIERAAGHALAARGPLDLHAATPVADTMSAAHERAAARLFTT
- the ureC gene encoding urease subunit alpha, whose product is MGTMRREQYGAMFGPTVGDRIRLADTNLVIEIEKDHAVGAYGDEVVYGGGKTARDGMAADPGSRNTTIALDLVITNVVVLDPVLGVVKGDIGIKDGRIVGIGKAGNPHTQNGVDRRLIVGSGTEVLAGENMIATPGAIDPHVHLLAPQQAEHALTNGITTLIAGGTGPTDGTRGTTCSPGPWNIGRMLQAIEALPINIGLMAKGNGSLPAPLADQIEAGACVLKVHEDWGSTPSVVDCALRVANEYDVQVSLHADTLNEAGYLEDTISAIDGRAIHAFHSEGAGGGHAPDMIRIAGEPNVLPSSTNPTLPYTIDSVDELLDMVMVCHHLSHDIPEDVAFADSRVRAETIAAETVLHDMGVISMTSSDSQAMGRIGETFTRTFQVAHHCKDKRGKLPEDSERNDNFRVLRYLAKLTINPARTTGIAETVGSLEDGKLADIVLWPFTSFAAKPALVVKGGLINWFRMGDPNASLPTPQPVYYRPMFGAMGMAQRKCNVTFLPEAAIAAGVPEKLGLQRMIARVRHTRTVDKRHMLRNTALPRITVDPETYKVTVDGEHATIEPARELPLTQLFFLA
- a CDS encoding urease subunit beta, whose translation is MTDTDRIIYADGPIEINAGRATVTLTVRNTGDRAIQVGSHFHFFEANRALSFDREKAYGMHLDIPAGTAVRIEPGDTHRVDLVEYGGGMRVVGFAGLLNGGLRSRDSRIRALRRLAELGYADEPEPSAVVRRPSEGKPAEKPKPKKAPAKRKKG
- a CDS encoding urease subunit gamma, with translation MYLAPREIDKLLVYAVADLAAKRRDRGLKLNYSEAVALISAAILEGAREGKTVAECMELGKHVLGTGDVMPGVREMLKLMQIEATFKDGSKLVSCHDPIGG
- a CDS encoding urea transporter, with the protein product MASRDQEERTDVRATISDLPPAILRGVSQVDLQSDYRTAICFVIALFAGGWQFGTFGLLGTAVATLTAWFFGVPRERVTRGLEGFNGTLIGVALVLYFDVRWVTVLLVILGAIMGGVLTAALNALLTPHDLSTLTAPFCVITTIMLVGGPAFARVWGGRAPPSAAHPGATVTFTDLWQGLFNGIGQVFFQDKFYVGVIFLIGLLFAGPVVALAALVSSALGIVVALLLGAAAADIGAGLYGYNAVLTGIALCGTFVAPTPLGVLYALVGVVAATVLTAFVSDLFRPVGGHTLTWPFVLVTWTFLAAVPIFSGVRRATT
- a CDS encoding SMI1/KNR4 family protein, which translates into the protein MSSVGTSVSVSCDDPQSEAEIRAQAFTAEEARAAGCEPIVWDDDDPDRSPGADSDFEDDAGAGSGDGAGVVIDTQAMDEPSYLPRVPDAAVAARVGRAWDRIERWLGAHASATLRKLRFPVEPERVARWEDDHDRRLPDDLYASYLRHDGADGNLGEGFPLPPSYGLLGLAEIDYINWGRCQDLVLEGVRENADPEHGTWHGTLMPVGSDSHGAELFVEPRSGRVGESPSGGSLRYDGPMGWPSYVAMLEELARSLESGAALRDWYPTVTSGCELRWADEPAESLPGGCAGGARPSPSPTPTVAPTPEKLSPAQARASGCLPGRRAPVVRVPDPAVTARVATVWRRIERWLARKAPVTYKTLTPPARPLDIAKAEAAMGLRFPDDLRASLLRHDGSGEWGFGPAPFYDLMSAKDTRAGWKMLCDFLLGGPEEMVGTWWDGHLIPFADAHDGGYLFIDTRTGKTGEYYNESGLTFEGDDVWPSYLALLKATARSLETGRPIRGWRPTVKKGELDWKSTRNPR
- a CDS encoding flavoprotein; its protein translation is MCAAGAASGVGELVARAQGDGWTVQMVATPSALDFIDVPALERQTGRPVKSRYRTPNEPKPPRADAIIVAPATYNTVNKFAQGIADTYALGLLAEAPGLGIPVVVMALVNSALAQRAPFRRSVEELRAEGVHVILGPEESPTANGPTAPYPWHLALAALRTTDPRAPR
- a CDS encoding Lrp/AsnC family transcriptional regulator; this translates as MAENLDATDWAILVELQRDGRVPLTELARRVNLGASATTERVRRLEAAGVITGYRADVDLAKAGFPILAVVRLKYPGSRHEPLRRLLEERHEILECLRTTGDDCYTLKIAATSMPHLEHLVDELAQFGSTTTNIVYTRTLPYRGPHPPTHRDHQRPAAS
- a CDS encoding LLM class flavin-dependent oxidoreductase — translated: MRTGVNVPNFGPGTSPEALRRWARTVEGLGFDLLMVSDHVVVTPDVAAQYPEPFYEPFTTLSYLAGVTSRVLLGTTVLVAPYRHPLLVARMAANLNDLSGGRLVLGVGAGWAHEEFEALGAPFERRGALTDELLRTLREAWREEGYRAGRIPLLVGGNSDAALRRAARLGDAWHPLRFTLPWLREKLGRVDAILGGEPAPALVPRIILRITGSPVTGPERLAGEGTIAQVLADLEELRALGAETVVLDPYTGDPAETGTPEVAWQALATVSAHLSR